From the genome of Fusobacterium varium, one region includes:
- the tyrS gene encoding Tyrosine--tRNA ligase: protein MENVFDVLVGRGYLKQFTHEEEMREILGKEKVTFYIGFDPTADSLHVGHFIAMMFMSHMQKHGHRPIALLGGGTAMIGDPSGRTDMRTMMSKETIAHNVAAIKKQMEKFIDFSDGKAILENNADWLLGLNYIDFIRDIGAHFSVNRMLAAECFKSRMEVGLSFLEFNYMLMQGYDFLVLNQKHGCTMQLGGDDQWSNMIAGVELIRKKEQKQAFAMTCTLLTNSEGKKMGKTAKGALWLDPEKTSPYEFYQYWRNVDDADVEKCLSLLTFIPMDEVKRLSALEGAEINEAKKILAFEITKMIHGEEEALKAKTAAEALFGGGQDMSSVPSVEIEEAVLGIGLIDFLVEKGILKTKSEGRRLVQQNGLNIGDSKVTDFTMPITKDLFANGEFLVKIGKKKYHKVVLK from the coding sequence ATGGAAAACGTATTTGATGTATTAGTAGGACGTGGATACTTAAAACAATTCACTCATGAAGAAGAGATGAGAGAAATATTAGGAAAAGAGAAAGTTACTTTTTATATAGGTTTTGACCCAACAGCAGATAGTCTGCATGTAGGACATTTTATTGCTATGATGTTTATGTCTCATATGCAAAAACATGGTCATAGACCAATAGCTCTACTTGGTGGTGGAACAGCTATGATAGGGGATCCAAGTGGAAGAACTGACATGAGAACTATGATGTCCAAAGAAACTATTGCTCACAATGTAGCAGCTATAAAAAAACAAATGGAAAAGTTTATAGATTTTTCAGATGGTAAAGCTATACTTGAAAATAATGCAGATTGGCTATTAGGACTTAATTATATAGATTTTATAAGAGATATAGGAGCACATTTTTCTGTAAATAGAATGCTTGCAGCTGAATGTTTTAAATCTAGAATGGAAGTTGGACTTTCTTTCCTTGAATTTAACTATATGTTGATGCAAGGATATGACTTTCTTGTATTAAATCAAAAACATGGTTGTACTATGCAACTTGGTGGAGATGACCAATGGTCTAACATGATTGCAGGAGTAGAACTTATTAGAAAAAAAGAGCAAAAACAAGCTTTTGCAATGACTTGTACTCTTCTTACTAATAGTGAAGGAAAGAAGATGGGGAAAACTGCAAAAGGAGCTTTGTGGCTAGATCCAGAAAAAACATCTCCTTATGAATTTTACCAATACTGGAGAAATGTTGATGATGCAGATGTAGAAAAATGTCTTTCATTATTAACATTCATTCCAATGGATGAAGTAAAAAGATTAAGTGCATTAGAAGGTGCAGAAATAAATGAGGCTAAAAAAATACTTGCTTTTGAAATTACAAAGATGATTCATGGAGAAGAAGAAGCTCTTAAAGCTAAAACAGCTGCAGAGGCTTTATTCGGTGGAGGACAGGATATGAGCAGTGTTCCTTCAGTAGAAATAGAAGAAGCAGTTTTAGGAATTGGACTTATAGATTTTCTAGTAGAAAAAGGAATATTAAAAACTAAAAGTGAAGGTAGAAGATTAGTTCAACAAAATGGATTAAATATAGGAGATAGTAAAGTAACGGATTTTACTATGCCTATAACAAAAGATCTTTTCGCTAATGGAGAATTTCTTGTAAAAATAGGAAAGAAAAAATATCATAAAGTAGTTTTAAAATAG
- a CDS encoding putative PEP-CTERM system TPR-repeat lipoprotein, with the protein MNKIKLIAGILAVLSLAGCTSAKTFEDQKKINEYTQTGIYYYWNGGDLQKVEKEFFKGITLKGKYDVVENSFREASMLDPNRLDLRFGIATTQVLQSKIQEALATYKEIIKIYPESFDANMLLAGYSRALGDNNTYTNTIAAMEKIYPEMTRKFVERFDRTDNYMNTILKVKPESLNLENYAIVILGYALGENGVMKEPLIGRLEQGLAMYRKNPNAEIIVTGGVPKGGVTEAYLMKKWLVEKGVNPSKVHIEDQAKDTVGNALYSVEIMKKLGTENMTLISSASHMRRGLAVFKEMAVSEGLNLSVMDNLVYLDYPTLREAHKVSNNEKLVIYRDMMRAAGMWAYPGIQR; encoded by the coding sequence ATGAATAAAATAAAATTAATAGCAGGAATTTTAGCTGTATTATCTTTAGCAGGATGTACTTCGGCAAAAACTTTTGAAGATCAGAAAAAAATAAATGAATATACTCAAACTGGAATATATTATTATTGGAATGGCGGGGATTTACAAAAAGTAGAAAAAGAATTTTTTAAAGGGATAACATTAAAAGGAAAGTATGATGTTGTTGAAAATTCTTTTAGGGAAGCAAGTATGCTTGACCCAAATAGATTAGACTTGAGGTTTGGAATAGCAACAACTCAGGTACTTCAGAGCAAAATACAAGAAGCATTAGCAACATATAAAGAAATAATAAAAATATATCCAGAAAGTTTTGATGCAAATATGTTGTTGGCTGGATATAGTAGAGCGTTAGGAGATAATAATACTTACACTAATACAATAGCAGCTATGGAAAAAATTTATCCAGAAATGACTAGGAAATTTGTAGAAAGATTTGACAGAACAGATAACTATATGAATACTATTTTAAAAGTAAAACCAGAATCTTTAAATTTAGAAAATTATGCGATTGTTATTTTAGGATATGCTCTAGGAGAAAATGGGGTAATGAAAGAACCATTGATAGGAAGATTGGAGCAAGGACTTGCTATGTATAGAAAAAATCCTAATGCTGAGATAATAGTAACTGGTGGAGTTCCAAAAGGTGGAGTAACAGAAGCATATCTTATGAAAAAATGGTTAGTAGAAAAAGGAGTAAATCCTAGTAAAGTCCATATTGAAGACCAAGCAAAAGATACAGTTGGAAATGCACTTTATTCAGTAGAAATTATGAAAAAATTAGGAACAGAAAATATGACTTTAATAAGCAGTGCAAGTCATATGAGAAGAGGATTGGCTGTTTTTAAAGAAATGGCAGTAAGTGAAGGGTTAAATCTTTCAGTTATGGATAATCTAGTATATTTAGACTATCCAACTTTACGAGAAGCACATAAAGTATCTAATAATGAAAAATTAGTTATTTATAGAGATATGATGAGAGCTGCAGGAATGTGGGCTTATCCAGGAATTCAAAGATAA
- the nifS gene encoding Cysteine desulfurase: MRVYLDNNATTKMDNEVFEAMVPYLTEYYGNASSLHLFGKETNKAMNESRETIAKHLGVEPNEIIFTASGSESDNLAIRGIARAYKNRGKHIIASPIEHPAIKNTLKDLEDEGYEITILHVDKNGVLNIEELKNAIKDETILITVMHANNEVGTFQPIEEIGKIAKENKIIFHVDAVQTMGKVDIKPKEMGIDLLSFSAHKFYGPKGIAALYWRNGVRFGKVLTGGGQEGKRRPGTSNVPGMVGMAKALEIAYRDMAEEFKKEEELRDYFESEVLKRIPEVVINAKEAKRLPGTSSITFKYLEGESILLSLSYKGIAVSSGSACSSDDLQASHVLLAMGIEPEFAHGTIRFGLGKYNTKEEIDYTLDVLVEVIEKLRAISPLWNEFKNK, from the coding sequence ATGAGAGTTTATCTAGATAATAATGCAACAACAAAGATGGATAACGAAGTATTTGAAGCAATGGTACCTTATTTAACTGAGTATTATGGAAATGCTTCAAGTTTGCATCTTTTTGGTAAAGAAACAAATAAAGCTATGAATGAATCAAGAGAAACTATCGCAAAGCATCTTGGTGTAGAACCTAATGAAATAATATTTACTGCATCAGGAAGTGAATCAGATAATCTTGCAATTAGAGGAATAGCTAGAGCATATAAAAATAGAGGAAAGCATATAATAGCAAGTCCGATAGAGCACCCAGCTATAAAAAATACTTTAAAAGATCTTGAAGACGAAGGTTATGAAATAACAATTCTTCATGTGGATAAAAATGGAGTACTTAATATAGAAGAGTTGAAAAATGCAATAAAAGATGAAACTATTCTAATAACTGTAATGCATGCTAATAATGAGGTTGGAACTTTTCAACCAATAGAAGAGATAGGAAAAATAGCTAAGGAAAATAAAATTATATTTCATGTTGATGCAGTTCAGACAATGGGAAAAGTTGATATAAAACCAAAAGAAATGGGAATAGATCTTCTTTCTTTCTCAGCGCATAAATTTTATGGACCTAAAGGGATAGCAGCTCTTTACTGGAGAAACGGAGTAAGATTTGGTAAAGTTCTTACTGGTGGAGGACAAGAAGGGAAAAGAAGACCAGGAACTTCAAATGTTCCAGGAATGGTTGGAATGGCTAAAGCCTTGGAAATAGCTTATAGAGATATGGCAGAAGAATTTAAAAAAGAAGAAGAATTAAGGGATTATTTTGAAAGTGAAGTACTAAAAAGAATACCTGAGGTTGTGATAAATGCTAAAGAAGCAAAAAGACTTCCAGGGACTTCAAGTATAACATTTAAGTATCTTGAAGGAGAATCAATTCTTCTTAGCCTAAGTTATAAAGGAATAGCAGTAAGCTCAGGGTCTGCTTGTTCATCAGATGATTTACAGGCTTCACATGTATTATTAGCAATGGGAATTGAACCTGAATTTGCACATGGAACTATAAGATTTGGGTTAGGGAAATATAATACAAAGGAAGAAATAGATTATACATTGGATGTTCTGGTAGAAGTGATCGAAAAATTAAGAGCGATCTCTCCTCTTTGGAATGAATTTAAAAATAAATAA
- the dacA gene encoding D-alanyl-D-alanine carboxypeptidase dacA precursor: protein MKKIINVLLLTIILASSTVFAKEVESEVVVKEEKPSYKAILLGDDKGKIYYSENIDEKYPLASLTKMMTLMVTFDQLEKGSIKMKDKIKVSKKSAQTGGSRIPMKEGEVFTLEDLIKATAIYSANNAAYAIAEYIGKGDVDKFVKMMNKKSIDLGLEKELEFYTPAGLPSDMTKKGMDSGTTRGIYKLSLEAAKYSQYMDIASMKEATIHDGKLKIKNRNLLLGEEGIYGIKTGHHSKVGYNISVLSDKESMQIFTVVVGGPTYKKRDESVLKKMEEFYEHYQFRKLTDKNIAIAKVPIFSGDKEYADLYPDKSFTDILNKDSDIKISIKRNKGAIAPVEAGKVLGEYKVVIDGNVVETGKLITKEEIKLSISLKNIF from the coding sequence ATGAAGAAAATTATAAATGTATTGTTATTAACTATTATACTTGCCAGTTCTACAGTTTTTGCTAAAGAAGTAGAAAGTGAAGTTGTAGTGAAAGAGGAAAAACCTTCATATAAGGCAATACTTTTAGGAGATGATAAAGGGAAGATATATTATTCAGAAAATATTGATGAAAAATATCCTTTAGCTTCTCTTACGAAAATGATGACTTTGATGGTAACTTTTGATCAACTAGAAAAAGGTAGTATAAAAATGAAGGACAAAATTAAAGTCAGTAAGAAATCTGCACAAACTGGTGGAAGTAGAATTCCTATGAAAGAGGGAGAAGTTTTTACTCTTGAAGATTTAATTAAGGCGACAGCAATATACTCAGCTAATAATGCAGCTTATGCTATAGCTGAATATATAGGAAAGGGAGATGTAGATAAATTTGTAAAAATGATGAATAAAAAATCTATTGATTTAGGATTGGAAAAAGAATTAGAGTTTTATACACCAGCTGGACTTCCAAGTGATATGACAAAAAAAGGAATGGATTCTGGAACAACAAGAGGAATATATAAGTTATCTCTTGAGGCTGCTAAATATAGCCAATATATGGATATAGCTTCTATGAAGGAAGCCACTATACATGATGGAAAATTGAAAATAAAAAATAGAAATTTATTATTAGGAGAAGAGGGAATATATGGAATTAAAACAGGACATCATTCTAAAGTAGGGTATAATATTTCTGTATTAAGTGATAAAGAAAGTATGCAGATATTTACAGTAGTTGTGGGAGGACCTACTTATAAAAAAAGAGATGAAAGTGTTTTAAAAAAAATGGAAGAATTTTATGAGCATTATCAATTTAGAAAACTTACTGATAAAAATATAGCTATTGCTAAAGTTCCAATATTTAGTGGAGATAAAGAATATGCTGATTTATATCCTGATAAAAGCTTTACAGATATCTTGAATAAAGATAGTGATATAAAAATATCTATAAAAAGGAATAAGGGAGCAATTGCCCCAGTAGAAGCAGGAAAAGTTTTGGGAGAATATAAAGTTGTGATAGATGGAAATGTTGTTGAAACTGGAAAACTTATAACAAAAGAAGAAATAAAATTAAGTATATCTTTAAAGAATATTTTTTGA
- the nifU gene encoding NifU-like protein: protein MQYTEKVMEHFMNPHNVGVIENPSGYGKVGNPSCGDIMEIFIKVEGNIITDVKFRTFGCASAIASSSVSTELIMGKTVEEALALTNKKVVEELGGLPPVKMHCSVLAEEAIKLAIEDYLSKKDKKEDK from the coding sequence ATGCAATATACAGAAAAAGTAATGGAACATTTCATGAATCCGCATAATGTTGGAGTTATAGAAAATCCATCTGGATATGGAAAAGTAGGAAATCCTTCATGTGGGGATATAATGGAAATATTTATTAAGGTAGAAGGTAATATAATAACTGATGTCAAATTTAGAACTTTTGGATGTGCTTCAGCAATAGCTAGTTCTTCAGTATCTACAGAACTTATCATGGGAAAAACTGTGGAGGAAGCTTTAGCTCTTACAAACAAAAAAGTAGTAGAAGAATTAGGTGGACTTCCACCAGTAAAGATGCACTGTTCTGTTCTTGCGGAAGAGGCTATCAAATTAGCTATTGAGGATTATCTTTCTAAAAAAGATAAAAAAGAAGATAAATAA
- the pdg gene encoding UV-endonuclease — protein sequence MIEIILRKMMDKDIPDIYRYIHLNYVKKYYSDNEKEQWEAHRRWYSFVINSPSYLFYTIESLSREFLGTVKFELDEETAAISVYLVESIRGKGYSETVIINSINELCFEKPNIKKISAYVLEENEISQKVFLKIGFKRKKIEEYNGTEHILFEKKVKTLEEKIMTKKEKVKKILEKLHEKFGDPKCALDYKTPFELLVAVILSAQCTDVRVNIVTKEMYKKVNTPEGFAALPVEKIEEMIKSTGFFRNKAKNIKLCSQQLLSKYNGEIPKDMDKLIELAGVGRKTANVVRGEVWGLADGITVDTHVKRLSNLIGLVKNDDPIKIEQDLMKIVPKKDWIDFSHYLILQGRDKCIARRPKCNECEIKEFCEHGKNIDK from the coding sequence TTGATTGAGATAATATTGAGAAAAATGATGGATAAAGATATACCAGATATTTATAGATATATCCATTTAAATTATGTAAAAAAATACTATTCAGATAATGAAAAGGAGCAGTGGGAAGCTCATAGAAGATGGTATAGTTTTGTTATCAATTCCCCTTCGTATCTTTTTTATACTATAGAAAGTTTGAGTAGAGAATTTCTAGGAACTGTAAAATTTGAATTAGATGAGGAAACTGCTGCTATAAGTGTATATCTTGTAGAAAGTATAAGAGGAAAAGGATATTCAGAAACTGTTATTATCAATAGTATCAATGAACTCTGTTTTGAAAAACCAAATATAAAAAAAATATCAGCATATGTATTAGAAGAAAATGAAATATCACAAAAAGTATTTCTTAAAATTGGATTTAAAAGAAAAAAAATAGAAGAGTATAATGGAACTGAACATATTTTATTTGAGAAGAAAGTGAAAACTTTAGAGGAAAAAATTATGACTAAGAAAGAAAAAGTAAAAAAGATACTTGAAAAACTCCATGAAAAATTTGGAGATCCTAAATGTGCATTAGATTATAAAACACCTTTTGAACTTCTTGTAGCTGTTATTCTTTCAGCTCAGTGTACAGATGTAAGAGTAAATATTGTTACAAAAGAAATGTATAAAAAGGTTAATACTCCTGAAGGATTTGCAGCTCTTCCAGTAGAAAAAATAGAAGAAATGATAAAAAGTACAGGTTTTTTTAGAAATAAAGCTAAAAATATAAAATTATGCAGTCAGCAGCTTCTTTCTAAATACAATGGAGAAATACCAAAGGATATGGATAAGCTTATAGAACTTGCAGGAGTAGGAAGAAAAACAGCCAATGTGGTAAGAGGTGAAGTATGGGGATTAGCAGATGGGATAACTGTTGATACTCATGTAAAAAGATTATCTAATCTTATTGGATTGGTAAAAAATGATGATCCTATAAAAATTGAACAAGACCTGATGAAAATAGTTCCTAAAAAAGACTGGATAGATTTTTCACACTACCTTATATTACAAGGAAGGGATAAATGTATAGCTAGAAGACCAAAGTGTAATGAGTGCGAAATAAAAGAGTTTTGTGAACATGGAAAAAATATAGATAAATAA